In Pseudomonas fluorescens, a genomic segment contains:
- a CDS encoding LysR family transcriptional regulator, with the protein MSEMDDLAAFAALIEAGSFTVAAEQLGCSKGQLSKRISQLEAQFAVILLHRTTRKLSLTAAGAALLPQAQALVVQVDRARQALARLKDDLSGPVRMTVPVSLGETFFDGLLLEFSKQYPQVQIELELNNSYRDLARDGFDLGVRSGAIEHERLVAKPLLAWHEMTCASPAYLEQHGEPLTPADLAAHSCLLNSHYSGREEWLYHQQHELLRVRVSGTFASNHYNLLKKAALVGAGIARLPSYVLPAELADGRLRWLLRDYQTRSLPMYLVHPYQGGLPRRTQVLADYLVDWFKRSGEALDRL; encoded by the coding sequence ATGAGTGAGATGGATGACCTGGCCGCCTTTGCGGCGTTGATCGAGGCCGGCAGTTTCACCGTGGCGGCGGAGCAGTTGGGTTGCAGCAAGGGGCAACTGTCCAAGCGCATCAGCCAGTTGGAAGCGCAGTTTGCGGTGATATTGCTGCACCGCACCACGCGCAAGCTGAGCCTCACTGCCGCCGGCGCAGCGTTGTTGCCCCAGGCCCAGGCATTAGTGGTACAGGTGGATCGCGCCCGCCAGGCGCTGGCCCGGCTCAAGGACGATCTGTCGGGGCCTGTGCGTATGACGGTGCCGGTGTCGTTGGGCGAAACGTTCTTCGATGGCCTGTTATTGGAGTTTTCCAAGCAGTACCCACAGGTGCAGATTGAGCTGGAACTCAACAATAGCTACCGGGATTTGGCGCGGGACGGTTTTGACCTGGGCGTGCGCTCGGGGGCGATCGAACATGAGCGCCTGGTGGCCAAGCCGCTGCTGGCCTGGCATGAGATGACCTGCGCGAGCCCGGCCTACCTGGAGCAGCACGGCGAACCCCTGACCCCGGCGGACCTGGCCGCGCACAGCTGTTTGCTCAACAGTCACTACAGTGGCCGTGAAGAGTGGTTGTACCACCAGCAGCACGAATTGCTGCGGGTCCGCGTGAGCGGCACCTTTGCCTCCAATCATTACAACCTGCTGAAAAAGGCCGCACTGGTGGGGGCCGGTATCGCCCGCCTGCCGTCCTATGTATTACCCGCGGAACTGGCTGACGGCCGATTGCGCTGGCTCCTGCGCGATTATCAGACACGCAGCCTGCCGATGTACCTGGTCCACCCCTACCAAGGTGGCCTGCCACGCCGAACCCAGGTCTTGGCCGACTACCTGGTGGACTGGTTCAAGCGCAGTGGCGAGGCCCTGGATCGCCTCTAG
- a CDS encoding DoxX family protein translates to MNTSAARLIKQAVHLFEQIPYSLIAFIARFSIAAVFWKSGQTKVEGFAIDLVSGTFQFGAPKLAASTLPLFRTEYALPLLSPEVAAHLAAFAEHFFPVLILVGFATRFSALALIGMTLTIQLFVYPDAYPTHGTWLALLLLLVAKGPGRLSIDHLVARRYR, encoded by the coding sequence ATGAACACCAGCGCTGCGCGCCTGATCAAACAGGCCGTCCATCTGTTCGAACAAATCCCCTACAGCCTGATCGCCTTTATCGCGCGTTTCTCCATAGCAGCGGTGTTCTGGAAGTCGGGGCAAACCAAGGTCGAAGGCTTTGCCATTGACCTGGTCAGCGGCACTTTTCAATTCGGTGCACCGAAACTGGCAGCCTCGACATTGCCGCTGTTTCGCACTGAATACGCACTGCCCCTGTTGTCGCCGGAAGTGGCGGCGCATCTGGCGGCATTTGCCGAGCACTTCTTCCCGGTGCTGATCCTGGTCGGGTTCGCCACACGCTTCTCGGCCCTGGCCCTGATCGGCATGACCCTGACCATCCAACTGTTCGTCTACCCCGACGCCTACCCCACCCACGGCACCTGGCTCGCGCTGCTGCTACTGTTGGTCGCCAAAGGGCCAGGCAGACTGTCCATCGATCACCTGGTCGCCCGTCGCTATCGCTAG
- a CDS encoding DNA-binding domain-containing protein has protein sequence MSLHDAFTTALLAPEPACPDGLFSSNGADPGSRFAVYRNNVHSSLIQALATAYPVTAQLVGDAFFRAMAGLYVQACPPDSPLISEYGGTLAGFIEGFEPAASVPYLADIARLERLRVRAYHAADTEPLDSQAVIGQLQGRTDLGQLRLQLHPSVSTLTSPYAVVAVWAAHQAEGAIASLNPWHAQSALVLRQGLEVKVFAIDSGSVAFINSLQHGTGLQRAVAEALDASAEFDLHQCLSLLISHQAITHLHIEHKVSP, from the coding sequence ATGAGCCTCCACGATGCATTCACCACCGCCCTGCTGGCACCTGAGCCTGCCTGCCCTGACGGCCTGTTCAGCAGCAACGGCGCCGACCCGGGCAGCCGTTTTGCGGTGTATCGCAACAACGTCCACAGCTCATTGATCCAGGCATTGGCCACCGCGTATCCGGTGACGGCGCAACTGGTGGGCGATGCTTTTTTCCGTGCCATGGCGGGCCTCTACGTCCAGGCATGCCCTCCCGACAGTCCGCTGATCAGCGAATATGGCGGCACACTGGCCGGTTTTATCGAGGGTTTCGAACCTGCGGCGAGCGTGCCTTACCTGGCGGATATCGCGCGACTGGAACGCCTGCGGGTTCGCGCTTATCACGCGGCAGACACCGAACCGTTGGACTCACAGGCAGTTATCGGGCAACTGCAGGGACGAACAGACCTGGGGCAGTTACGCCTGCAACTGCACCCGTCCGTCTCCACGTTGACCTCCCCCTACGCCGTCGTGGCGGTATGGGCGGCGCACCAGGCCGAGGGCGCCATCGCCTCCTTGAACCCCTGGCATGCCCAAAGCGCCCTGGTCCTGCGCCAAGGGCTGGAGGTCAAGGTCTTCGCCATCGACAGCGGCTCGGTGGCATTTATCAACAGCCTGCAGCACGGCACAGGACTGCAAAGGGCCGTGGCAGAGGCCCTCGATGCCTCGGCCGAATTCGACCTGCACCAATGCCTGTCGCTGCTGATCAGCCACCAGGCCATCACTCACCTGCACATAGAACACAAGGTATCGCCATGA
- a CDS encoding DUF692 domain-containing protein, with product MMTLSSLQTVSLAQVPGLPPRVGLGLKNEHFIEVLETSPDIGFFEVHAENYMVAGGPFHHYLGLIRERYPLSLHGVGLSIGGESPLNREHLARLAKLIERYQPHSFSEHLAWSSHGPVFLNDLLPLAYDVATLNRVCEHVDHVQSALKRPMLLENPSTYLQFQRSTLDETDFISEIIRRTGCGLLLDVNNAYVSCINHQRDPQAYIDALPLQAVGEIHLAGFAEDTDSLGDRLLIDDHGAPIDNAVWQLYEQVLARTGPVATLIERDHQVPAFNRLMAEAQQAQWHLSQVTP from the coding sequence ATGATGACGCTTTCATCCTTGCAAACGGTCTCACTGGCTCAGGTGCCCGGCCTTCCGCCGCGGGTCGGGCTGGGGCTGAAAAACGAGCATTTCATCGAAGTGCTCGAGACCTCTCCCGATATCGGTTTTTTTGAAGTACACGCCGAAAACTACATGGTGGCCGGCGGTCCTTTTCATCACTACCTGGGCCTGATCCGCGAGCGTTACCCGTTGTCGCTGCATGGCGTGGGTCTGTCCATTGGCGGCGAAAGCCCACTCAACCGTGAACACCTGGCGCGGTTGGCCAAACTGATCGAACGCTATCAACCCCACTCGTTCTCCGAACACCTGGCCTGGTCCAGCCACGGTCCGGTGTTTCTCAATGACCTGCTGCCCCTGGCCTACGACGTCGCGACCTTGAACAGGGTGTGCGAACACGTGGACCACGTGCAAAGTGCGCTCAAGCGCCCGATGTTGCTGGAGAATCCGTCGACCTACCTGCAGTTCCAGCGCTCAACCCTGGACGAGACGGACTTCATCAGCGAAATCATCCGCCGCACCGGTTGCGGCCTGCTGCTCGACGTCAACAACGCCTACGTGTCGTGCATCAACCATCAACGGGACCCGCAAGCCTATATCGACGCCCTGCCCTTGCAGGCGGTTGGCGAGATTCACCTGGCCGGTTTTGCCGAAGACACCGACAGCCTGGGTGACCGACTGCTGATCGATGATCACGGCGCTCCCATCGATAACGCCGTTTGGCAGTTGTACGAACAGGTACTGGCACGCACCGGCCCGGTCGCCACGTTGATCGAGCGGGACCACCAGGTACCGGCCTTCAACAGGCTGATGGCTGAAGCGCAACAGGCCCAATGGCATCTGTCGCAGGTGACCCCATGA
- a CDS encoding DUF2282 domain-containing protein: MTTKLSAATLVLALGSALSLSALTTTAHAADDMQKCFGVAEAGKNDCAAGAGTSCAGTSKTKDQANAWKLVPAGTCTQTPSSTSPTGFGQEAAFTAKS; this comes from the coding sequence ATGACGACCAAACTGTCCGCCGCTACCCTCGTCCTCGCCCTGGGCTCGGCCTTGAGCCTGTCTGCCCTGACCACCACCGCCCACGCTGCCGACGACATGCAGAAATGCTTCGGCGTCGCCGAAGCCGGCAAGAACGATTGCGCCGCCGGCGCCGGTACTTCCTGCGCCGGCACTTCAAAAACCAAGGACCAGGCCAACGCCTGGAAACTGGTCCCCGCCGGTACCTGCACCCAAACCCCCAGCTCCACCTCGCCGACCGGTTTCGGCCAGGAAGCCGCCTTCACCGCCAAGTCCTGA
- a CDS encoding ABC transporter ATP-binding protein — translation MLQFENVSTFYGKIQALHSVNVEVRQGEIVTLIGANGAGKSTLLMTLCGSPQAHSGSIRYMGEELVGQQSSHIMRKSIAVVPEGRRVFSRLTVEENLAMGGFFTDKGDYQEQMDKVLHLFPRLKERFSQRGGTMSGGEQQMLAIGRALMSKPKLLLLDEPSLGLAPIIIQQIFDIIEQLRKDGVTVFLVEQNANQALKIADRAYVLENGRVVMQGTGEQLLTDPKVREAYLGG, via the coding sequence ATGCTGCAATTCGAAAACGTTTCCACTTTCTACGGCAAGATCCAGGCCCTGCACAGCGTCAACGTGGAAGTGCGACAGGGTGAGATCGTGACGCTGATCGGCGCCAACGGTGCTGGCAAGTCGACCTTGCTGATGACCCTGTGCGGTTCGCCCCAGGCCCATAGCGGCAGCATCCGCTACATGGGTGAGGAACTGGTGGGCCAGCAGTCGTCACACATCATGCGCAAGAGCATTGCCGTGGTGCCGGAAGGCCGACGGGTGTTTTCGCGCCTGACCGTGGAGGAAAACCTGGCCATGGGCGGGTTCTTTACCGACAAGGGCGACTACCAGGAGCAGATGGACAAGGTGCTGCACCTGTTCCCCCGGCTCAAGGAGCGTTTCAGCCAGCGTGGCGGCACCATGTCCGGCGGCGAGCAGCAAATGCTTGCCATCGGCCGGGCGCTGATGAGCAAACCCAAGCTGTTGCTGCTCGACGAGCCCTCCCTCGGCCTGGCCCCGATCATCATCCAGCAGATCTTCGACATCATCGAACAGCTGCGCAAGGACGGAGTGACGGTGTTCCTGGTGGAACAGAACGCCAACCAGGCGCTGAAAATCGCTGACCGCGCCTATGTGCTGGAAAACGGTCGGGTAGTGATGCAAGGCACGGGTGAACAGTTGCTGACCGATCCGAAGGTTCGCGAGGCGTACCTGGGCGGTTAA
- the livG gene encoding high-affinity branched-chain amino acid ABC transporter ATP-binding protein LivG: MSREILKVENLSMRFGGLLAVNGVALTVKEKQVVALIGPNGAGKTTVFNCLTGFYKPSGGSILLDGQPIQGLAGHEIARKGVVRTFQNVRLFKDMTAVENLLIAQHRHLNTNFFAGLFKTPAFRKSEREAMEYAEYWLDKVNLTEFANRPAGTLAYGQQRRLEIARCMMTRPRILMLDEPAAGLNPKETEDLKALISVLREENNATVLLIEHDMKLVMSISDHIVVINQGTPLADGTPEQIRDNPEVIKAYLGEA; the protein is encoded by the coding sequence ATGAGCCGCGAGATCCTGAAAGTCGAAAACTTGAGCATGCGCTTCGGCGGCTTGCTGGCGGTCAATGGCGTCGCCCTGACCGTGAAAGAGAAACAGGTCGTGGCGTTGATCGGCCCCAACGGTGCCGGCAAGACCACGGTGTTCAACTGCCTCACCGGCTTCTACAAGCCCAGTGGTGGCAGCATCCTACTGGACGGCCAGCCGATCCAGGGCCTGGCCGGTCACGAAATTGCCCGCAAGGGTGTGGTGCGCACGTTCCAGAACGTGCGGTTGTTCAAGGACATGACGGCGGTCGAGAACCTGTTGATCGCCCAGCACCGTCACCTGAACACCAACTTCTTCGCAGGCCTGTTCAAGACCCCGGCGTTCCGCAAGAGCGAGCGCGAGGCCATGGAGTACGCCGAGTACTGGCTGGACAAGGTCAACCTCACCGAGTTCGCCAACCGGCCTGCCGGCACCCTGGCCTATGGTCAGCAACGTCGCCTGGAAATCGCCCGCTGCATGATGACCCGCCCGCGGATCCTCATGCTCGACGAACCGGCCGCCGGCCTGAACCCCAAGGAAACCGAAGACCTCAAGGCGCTGATCAGCGTGTTGCGTGAGGAAAACAACGCCACGGTGCTGTTGATCGAACACGACATGAAACTGGTCATGAGCATTTCCGACCATATCGTGGTGATCAACCAGGGCACGCCCCTGGCCGACGGGACGCCGGAGCAGATCCGCGACAATCCTGAAGTGATCAAAGCCTATCTGGGGGAAGCGTAA
- a CDS encoding high-affinity branched-chain amino acid ABC transporter permease LivM → MSRYLKSAFFSALLVWAVAFPVLGLKLSIVGINLEVHGTGPVTLTIIALCSVLMFLRVLFTQQVGALFKGNRGPLVSPKVSQFLTLPRTQRYIIIGLIVAALIWPFFGSRGAVDIATLILIYVLLGLGLNIVVGLAGLLDLGYVGFYAVGAYTYALLSHYLGWSFWICLPLAGMAAATFGFLLGFPVLRLRGDYLAIVTLGFGEIIRLFLRNLTDITGGPNGISSIPKPTFFGLSFDRTAAEGMQTFHEYFGIDYNPVSKVVFLYLVALLLALAALFVINRLLRMPIGRAWEALREDEIACRALGLNPTIIKLSAFTLGAAFAGFAGSFFAARQGLVTPESFTFIESAIILAIVVLGGMGSQLGVILAAIVMILLPEMMREFSEYRMLMFGALMVLMMIWRPQGLLPMQRPHMELRK, encoded by the coding sequence ATGAGCAGATATCTTAAATCGGCGTTTTTCAGCGCCTTGTTGGTATGGGCGGTTGCCTTTCCGGTACTCGGCCTCAAGCTGAGCATTGTCGGCATCAACCTGGAAGTGCATGGCACTGGCCCCGTGACCCTGACCATCATCGCCCTGTGCTCGGTGCTGATGTTCCTGCGCGTGCTGTTTACCCAGCAAGTCGGCGCCCTGTTCAAAGGCAACCGTGGCCCGTTGGTTTCACCCAAGGTCAGCCAGTTCCTCACCCTGCCGCGCACCCAGCGCTACATCATCATCGGCCTGATCGTGGCCGCGTTGATCTGGCCGTTCTTCGGTTCACGCGGTGCGGTCGACATCGCCACGCTGATCCTGATCTACGTGTTGCTGGGCCTGGGCCTGAATATCGTGGTGGGGCTCGCCGGCCTGCTCGACCTGGGTTATGTAGGCTTCTATGCCGTGGGTGCCTACACCTACGCGCTGCTGTCGCACTACCTGGGCTGGAGCTTCTGGATCTGCCTGCCCCTGGCCGGCATGGCGGCCGCGACGTTCGGCTTCCTGCTGGGTTTCCCGGTGTTGCGCCTGCGCGGTGACTACCTGGCCATCGTGACCCTGGGTTTCGGGGAAATCATCCGTCTGTTCCTGCGTAACCTCACCGACATCACCGGTGGCCCCAACGGTATCAGCAGCATCCCCAAGCCAACGTTCTTCGGGTTGTCGTTCGACCGTACCGCCGCCGAAGGCATGCAGACCTTCCATGAGTACTTCGGGATCGACTACAACCCGGTGAGCAAGGTGGTATTCCTGTACCTGGTTGCCCTGTTGCTGGCCCTGGCTGCGCTGTTCGTGATCAACCGCCTGCTGCGCATGCCGATCGGCCGCGCCTGGGAAGCCCTGCGCGAAGATGAAATCGCCTGTCGTGCCCTGGGCCTGAACCCAACCATCATCAAGCTCTCCGCGTTCACCCTGGGCGCTGCATTCGCCGGTTTCGCCGGCAGTTTCTTCGCCGCTCGCCAAGGCCTGGTGACCCCGGAGTCATTCACCTTTATCGAGTCGGCGATCATCCTCGCCATCGTGGTATTGGGTGGCATGGGCTCGCAGTTGGGCGTGATCCTGGCCGCGATCGTGATGATCCTGCTGCCGGAAATGATGCGTGAGTTCAGCGAATACCGCATGTTGATGTTCGGCGCCTTGATGGTGCTGATGATGATCTGGCGCCCTCAGGGTCTGCTGCCCATGCAACGTCCACACATGGAGCTGCGCAAATGA
- the livH gene encoding high-affinity branched-chain amino acid ABC transporter permease LivH has translation MPEIYHFFQQLVNGLTIGSTYALIAIGYTMVYGIIGMINFAHGEVYMIGSYVAFIALAGLAMMGIHSLPLLMTAAFLASIVVTSAYGYSIERVAYRPLRGSNRLIPLISAIGMSIFLQNTVLLSQDSKDKSIPNLIPGSFSFGPGGAEEVLISYMQILVFVVTLVAMLGLTLFISRSRLGRACRACAEDIKMANLLGINTNNIIALTFVIGAALAAVAAVLLSMQYGVINPNAGFLVGLKAFTAAVLGGIGSIPGAMLGGLVLGVAEAFGADIFGDQYKDVVAFGLLVLVLLFRPTGILGRPEVEKV, from the coding sequence ATGCCTGAGATCTATCATTTTTTCCAACAGCTGGTTAATGGCCTGACCATTGGCAGCACCTATGCCTTGATAGCCATTGGCTACACAATGGTTTACGGCATCATTGGAATGATCAACTTCGCCCATGGCGAGGTATACATGATTGGCTCCTACGTGGCCTTCATCGCCCTTGCCGGGCTGGCCATGATGGGTATCCACTCACTGCCGCTGTTGATGACCGCTGCATTCCTTGCGTCGATCGTCGTAACCAGTGCCTATGGCTACAGTATCGAGCGGGTCGCCTACCGTCCCTTGCGGGGCAGCAACCGTTTGATCCCGTTGATTTCCGCCATCGGCATGTCGATTTTCCTGCAAAACACCGTATTGCTGTCCCAGGACTCCAAGGATAAATCCATCCCCAACCTGATCCCGGGGAGCTTCTCCTTCGGCCCGGGTGGCGCGGAAGAAGTCCTGATTTCCTACATGCAGATCCTGGTCTTCGTGGTCACCCTGGTGGCCATGCTGGGCCTGACCCTGTTCATCTCTCGCTCCCGTCTGGGGCGCGCCTGCCGGGCCTGTGCCGAAGACATCAAGATGGCCAACCTGCTGGGCATCAACACCAACAACATCATTGCCCTGACCTTCGTGATCGGTGCCGCGCTGGCAGCTGTCGCGGCCGTGTTGCTGAGCATGCAGTACGGCGTGATCAACCCCAACGCCGGTTTCCTGGTGGGCCTCAAGGCCTTCACCGCGGCGGTCCTGGGCGGCATCGGCAGTATCCCGGGCGCGATGCTCGGTGGCCTGGTGCTGGGTGTGGCCGAAGCGTTTGGCGCCGATATCTTCGGCGACCAGTACAAGGACGTCGTGGCGTTCGGCCTGTTGGTTCTGGTGCTGTTGTTCCGTCCGACCGGCATCCTGGGCCGTCCGGAGGTTGAGAAAGTATGA
- a CDS encoding branched-chain amino acid ABC transporter substrate-binding protein, with amino-acid sequence MNKATKQISKLFAAMVLAGVAGHSFAADTIKIGIAGPKTGPVTQYGDMQFMGAKQAIEDINAKGGVDGKLLEAKEYDDACDPKQAVAVANKVVNDGVKFVVGHLCSSSTQPASDIYEDEGVIMITPAATSPEITARGYKLIFRTIGLDSAQGPAAGNYIADHVKPKIVAVLHDKQQYGEGIATAVKQTLEKKGVKVAVFEGLNAGDKDFSSIIQKLKQANVDFVYYGGYHPELGLILRQSKEKGLNAKFMGPEGVGNDSISQIAQGASEGLLVTLPKSFDADPANKAIVEKFTEKKQDPSGPFVFPAYSAVEVIAGGIAAAKSEDTAKVAAAIHAGTFKTPTGDLSFDAKGDLKDFKFVVYEWHFGKPKTEVSPQ; translated from the coding sequence ATGAATAAGGCTACTAAGCAGATTTCCAAACTGTTTGCCGCTATGGTCCTGGCTGGGGTTGCCGGCCATTCGTTCGCAGCTGACACCATCAAGATCGGTATTGCCGGCCCTAAAACCGGCCCTGTGACCCAGTACGGCGACATGCAGTTCATGGGCGCCAAACAAGCCATCGAAGACATCAACGCCAAAGGCGGTGTAGACGGCAAATTGCTGGAAGCCAAGGAATACGACGACGCCTGCGACCCTAAACAAGCCGTTGCCGTAGCCAACAAAGTGGTCAACGACGGCGTCAAGTTCGTGGTCGGCCACCTTTGCTCCAGCTCCACTCAACCAGCGTCCGACATCTATGAAGATGAAGGCGTGATCATGATTACCCCGGCTGCCACCAGCCCGGAAATCACCGCCCGTGGCTACAAGCTGATCTTCCGCACCATCGGCCTGGACAGCGCCCAAGGCCCAGCGGCTGGCAACTACATCGCCGACCACGTGAAGCCGAAAATCGTTGCCGTGCTGCACGACAAGCAGCAATACGGTGAAGGCATCGCCACCGCCGTCAAACAGACCCTCGAGAAGAAAGGCGTAAAAGTTGCCGTCTTCGAAGGCCTGAACGCCGGCGACAAAGACTTCTCCTCGATCATCCAGAAGCTCAAGCAAGCCAACGTCGACTTCGTCTACTACGGCGGCTACCACCCAGAGCTGGGCCTGATCCTGCGCCAGTCCAAGGAAAAAGGCCTGAACGCCAAGTTCATGGGCCCAGAAGGCGTCGGCAACGACTCCATCTCGCAAATCGCCCAAGGCGCCTCCGAAGGCCTGCTGGTCACCCTGCCGAAATCCTTCGACGCCGACCCGGCCAACAAAGCCATCGTCGAGAAGTTCACCGAGAAGAAGCAGGACCCGAGTGGCCCATTCGTGTTCCCGGCCTACTCCGCTGTTGAAGTCATCGCTGGCGGTATCGCTGCCGCGAAGAGCGAAGACACCGCCAAAGTGGCAGCCGCCATCCACGCGGGCACCTTCAAGACCCCTACCGGCGACCTGAGCTTCGACGCCAAGGGCGACCTGAAGGACTTCAAGTTCGTGGTCTACGAATGGCACTTCGGTAAACCAAAAACCGAAGTTTCCCCTCAGTAA
- a CDS encoding DUF2288 domain-containing protein gives MTQEPSTLYAKLLGETAEISWKELEPFFAKGALLWVDASVDLIEAAEGMAEDNRDKVAAWLASGSLGEVSATRALDLVERDPSLWAVVVSPWILIQERAA, from the coding sequence ATGACGCAAGAACCTAGCACCCTCTATGCCAAGCTGCTCGGTGAAACCGCCGAAATTTCCTGGAAGGAGCTTGAACCGTTCTTTGCCAAGGGTGCCCTATTGTGGGTCGACGCCAGCGTGGATTTGATCGAGGCGGCCGAAGGCATGGCCGAGGATAATCGTGACAAAGTCGCTGCCTGGCTGGCCTCGGGGAGCCTGGGCGAGGTGTCTGCGACGCGGGCACTGGACCTGGTGGAACGTGATCCGAGCCTGTGGGCCGTGGTGGTATCGCCGTGGATTCTGATCCAGGAAAGGGCGGCGTAA